The Micromonospora sp. WMMD961 genome has a segment encoding these proteins:
- a CDS encoding carboxyl transferase domain-containing protein, protein MFNRVAIVNRGEAAMRLIHAVRELAAETGIPLETVALYTDVDRTATFVREADIAYDLGPASARPYLNHQVLERALTETGADAAWVGWGFVAEDPAFAELCEKIGVTFVGPSADAMRQLGDKIGSKLIAEEVGVPVAPWSRGAVETLAAARTAAAEIGYPLMLKATAGGGGRGIRVIRNEAELDDAYERTSQEAARAFGSGIVFLERLVTGARHVEVQVIADGQGTAWALGVRDCSVQRRNQKVIEESASPVLDAAQAAELKTSAERLAVAVGYRGAATVEFLYHPGDRLFAFLEVNTRLQVEHPITELTTGFDLVKAQLHVASGGRLEGQPPVERGHAIEARLNAEDPDRDFAPSPGRIARLDLPSGPGIRVDTGVSEGDTIPADFDSMIAKIIAYGRDRDEALGRLRRAMANTTVIIEGGATNKSFVLDLLDQPEVIDASADTGWIDRVRGEGRLVTHRHSGVALAAAAIEAYEEEERVERQRLLSTAAGGRPQVQHSSGRPLDLKLRGVGYRTRVARVGPHRFRVGIEGGAVVRTADVELDRFDRHTGQIVVNGIRYRLLTGTYGPTHLVEVDGVTHRVSRDEGGVLRSPMPALVVATPLEIGAEVEAGAPVLVLEAMKMETVLRAPFKARLKECAVSVGSQVEAGAPLLRLEPLADDTEEATDDPTAETVELDLPTAAEDVPADERSRRGQEDLRGLLLGFDVDPHDDRRVLDGYLSARRQATEAGQRPGAGAVGQRPLAAELDLIEVFADLAELSRNRPTGEDGGGAHVHSAREYFHTYLQSLDVERAGLPDAFQTRLAKALGRYGVTDLERSPALESAVFRIFLAQQRASADATVVAALLRAWLRETPPDESLREPAGLALERLIAATQVRFPVVADLARGVVFAWFAQPLLRRNRARVYATVRGHLRHLDAQPDAPDRAERIAEMVRSTEPLVRLLGQRLVRDHLDNAVMLEVLTRRYYGNRALTSVRTQAVAGCTFVVAERADSSVVSAAVSFDALGSALRGLAELAGDEDSVDADIYLGWENQPEDFDAMAAALAEVVAAHPLPPQVRRVTTTVAGRGGAVMHHHFTFRPSDTELTEDRLIRGLHPYIAQRMQLERLHKFDLTRLPSSDEEVYLFQCVARENRADERLVAFAQVRDLTELREQDGRLVALPTTEDAIAACLDSIRRAQSLRPSKTRFNTNRIVVYVWPPSELTREEMEMIAGRVRPTTAGAGLEEILFIARQRDRRTGELTKIAVRISFDAAGGAELAVGEPPVEPIEPLDEYRLKVLRASSRNTVYPYELTGRLGDFVEHDLDDAHVLVPVDRPKGRNSAAIVAGVVTTPTERHPQGVTRVVLLGDPTKSLGALSEPECRRVIAALDLAERMQVPLEWWALSAGARISMTSGTENMDWVAAALKRIVEFTQAGGEINIVVAGINVGAQPYWNAEATMLMHTRGILVMTPDSAMVLTGKQSLDFSGGVSAEDNFGIGGYDRVMGPNGQAQYWAPNLTAARDVVMAHYDHAYVAPGEDAPRRAVTSDPTDRDISDFPHDVAGSAFRTVGEIFSVEANPDRKKPFDIRTVMRALSDQDHPVLERWAGMADADTAVVQDIHLGGIPVCLLGIESRSVPRHGFPPTDGPDTYTAGTLFPRSSKKAARAINAASGNRPLVVLANLSGFDGSPESMRKLQLEYGAEIGRAIVNFDGPIVFCVISRYHGGAFVVFSKALNPNMTVLALEGSFASVLGGAPAAAVVFSADVNARTAADPRVRDLEARVAAAAGTERAALTAELDELRSSVRAEKLGEVAAEFDRVHNIHRAVEVGSVDAVVRAAELRPRIIEAIEARLG, encoded by the coding sequence GTGTTCAACCGTGTCGCCATCGTCAACCGTGGTGAAGCCGCCATGCGGCTCATCCACGCGGTCCGCGAGTTGGCCGCGGAGACCGGCATCCCGCTCGAAACCGTCGCGCTCTACACCGACGTCGACCGCACCGCCACATTCGTCCGTGAAGCGGACATCGCCTACGATCTCGGCCCGGCTTCCGCCCGCCCGTACCTCAACCACCAGGTGCTGGAACGCGCCCTGACCGAGACCGGGGCCGACGCCGCCTGGGTCGGCTGGGGCTTCGTCGCCGAGGATCCGGCATTCGCGGAACTGTGCGAGAAGATCGGCGTCACGTTCGTCGGGCCGAGCGCGGACGCCATGCGCCAACTCGGTGACAAGATCGGCTCGAAGCTGATCGCCGAGGAGGTCGGCGTTCCGGTCGCGCCGTGGAGCCGGGGTGCGGTCGAGACCCTGGCCGCCGCCCGGACGGCGGCGGCCGAGATCGGCTACCCGCTGATGCTCAAGGCGACCGCCGGCGGCGGCGGGCGCGGCATCCGTGTGATCCGCAACGAAGCCGAACTGGACGACGCCTACGAGCGGACCAGCCAGGAGGCAGCGCGGGCGTTCGGCAGCGGCATCGTGTTCCTGGAACGCCTGGTCACCGGGGCCCGGCACGTCGAGGTCCAGGTGATCGCCGACGGGCAGGGCACCGCCTGGGCGCTCGGCGTCCGCGACTGCTCGGTGCAGCGCCGCAACCAGAAGGTCATCGAGGAGTCGGCGTCGCCGGTGCTCGACGCGGCGCAGGCCGCCGAGCTCAAGACGTCGGCCGAGCGGCTGGCCGTGGCGGTCGGCTACCGCGGCGCGGCGACAGTGGAGTTCCTGTACCACCCCGGCGACCGGCTGTTCGCGTTCCTGGAGGTCAACACCCGCCTCCAGGTGGAGCACCCGATCACCGAGCTGACGACCGGTTTCGACCTGGTCAAGGCGCAGTTGCACGTCGCCTCGGGCGGCCGGCTCGAGGGCCAGCCGCCGGTGGAGCGCGGGCACGCCATCGAGGCCCGGCTGAACGCCGAGGACCCCGACCGTGACTTCGCGCCGTCGCCGGGGCGGATCGCGCGACTCGACCTGCCCAGCGGGCCCGGCATCCGGGTGGACACCGGCGTCAGCGAGGGCGACACCATCCCCGCCGACTTCGACTCGATGATCGCGAAGATCATCGCGTACGGCCGTGATCGCGACGAGGCGCTCGGCAGGCTGCGGCGGGCCATGGCGAACACCACGGTGATCATCGAGGGCGGCGCGACGAACAAGAGCTTCGTGCTCGACCTGCTCGACCAGCCCGAGGTGATCGACGCCAGCGCGGACACCGGCTGGATCGACCGCGTTCGCGGCGAGGGCCGACTCGTCACGCACCGCCACAGCGGGGTCGCGCTGGCAGCCGCCGCCATCGAGGCGTACGAGGAGGAGGAGCGCGTCGAGCGGCAGCGGCTGCTGTCGACGGCAGCCGGCGGACGCCCGCAGGTGCAGCACTCCAGTGGTCGACCGCTCGACCTCAAGCTGCGCGGCGTCGGCTACCGCACCCGCGTGGCCCGGGTCGGGCCACACCGGTTCCGCGTCGGCATCGAGGGGGGCGCCGTCGTCCGCACCGCCGACGTCGAACTCGACCGGTTCGACCGGCACACCGGCCAGATCGTCGTCAACGGCATCCGGTACCGCCTGCTCACCGGCACGTACGGCCCGACCCACCTGGTCGAGGTGGACGGTGTGACGCACCGGGTCAGCCGCGACGAGGGTGGCGTCCTGCGCTCCCCGATGCCGGCGCTCGTCGTCGCCACGCCGCTGGAGATCGGCGCCGAGGTCGAGGCGGGCGCACCGGTGCTGGTGCTCGAAGCGATGAAGATGGAGACGGTGCTGCGGGCGCCGTTCAAGGCCCGGCTCAAGGAGTGCGCCGTCTCGGTGGGCAGCCAGGTGGAGGCGGGTGCGCCGCTGCTGCGCCTGGAGCCGCTGGCGGACGACACCGAGGAGGCCACGGACGACCCGACCGCCGAGACCGTCGAGCTGGACCTGCCGACCGCCGCCGAGGACGTCCCGGCGGACGAGCGCAGCCGGCGCGGTCAGGAGGACCTACGCGGGCTGCTGCTCGGCTTCGACGTCGACCCGCACGACGACCGGCGGGTGCTCGACGGCTACCTCAGCGCGCGGCGGCAGGCCACCGAAGCAGGTCAGCGGCCAGGGGCCGGGGCCGTCGGTCAGCGGCCACTGGCCGCCGAGCTCGATCTCATCGAGGTGTTCGCCGATCTCGCCGAGCTGAGCCGCAACCGGCCGACCGGTGAGGACGGCGGCGGCGCCCACGTGCACAGCGCACGGGAGTACTTCCACACCTACCTGCAGAGCCTCGACGTCGAGCGGGCCGGTCTGCCGGACGCCTTCCAGACCAGGCTCGCCAAGGCACTCGGCCGGTACGGCGTCACCGACCTGGAGCGCTCCCCCGCCCTCGAATCGGCCGTGTTCCGGATCTTCCTCGCCCAGCAACGGGCGTCCGCCGACGCCACTGTCGTCGCGGCCCTGCTGCGCGCCTGGCTGCGGGAGACCCCGCCGGACGAGTCGTTGCGCGAGCCCGCCGGCCTGGCGCTGGAACGGCTGATCGCCGCGACGCAGGTGCGCTTCCCCGTGGTCGCCGACCTCGCCCGTGGCGTGGTGTTCGCCTGGTTCGCCCAGCCCCTGCTGCGGCGCAACCGGGCCCGGGTCTACGCCACGGTCCGTGGGCACCTGCGGCACCTGGACGCGCAGCCGGACGCGCCGGACCGTGCCGAGCGCATCGCCGAGATGGTCCGCAGCACCGAGCCACTGGTCCGACTGCTCGGGCAGCGGCTCGTCCGCGACCACCTCGACAACGCGGTGATGCTGGAGGTGCTGACCCGGCGGTACTACGGCAACCGGGCGCTCACCAGCGTCCGTACCCAGGCGGTCGCGGGCTGCACGTTCGTGGTCGCCGAGCGGGCCGACTCGAGCGTCGTCTCCGCCGCGGTGAGCTTCGACGCGCTGGGCAGCGCGTTGCGCGGGCTGGCCGAGTTGGCCGGCGACGAGGACTCCGTCGACGCCGACATCTACCTCGGTTGGGAGAACCAGCCGGAGGACTTCGACGCGATGGCGGCGGCGCTGGCCGAGGTCGTCGCCGCGCACCCGCTGCCGCCTCAGGTCCGCCGGGTCACCACCACCGTCGCGGGTCGCGGCGGAGCGGTGATGCACCACCACTTCACCTTCCGCCCGTCGGACACCGAGCTGACCGAGGACCGGCTGATCCGTGGCCTGCACCCGTACATCGCGCAGCGGATGCAGTTGGAGCGGCTGCACAAGTTCGACCTGACCCGCCTGCCGTCGTCGGACGAGGAGGTCTACCTCTTCCAGTGTGTGGCGCGGGAGAACCGGGCCGACGAGCGTCTCGTCGCGTTCGCGCAGGTGCGTGACCTGACCGAGCTTCGCGAGCAGGACGGACGTCTGGTCGCGCTGCCGACCACCGAGGACGCCATCGCCGCCTGTCTCGACTCGATCCGCCGCGCCCAGTCGCTGCGACCGTCGAAGACGCGCTTCAACACCAACCGCATTGTGGTCTACGTGTGGCCGCCGAGCGAGCTCACCCGCGAGGAGATGGAGATGATCGCCGGGCGCGTGCGCCCGACGACAGCGGGCGCCGGGCTGGAGGAGATCCTGTTCATCGCGCGGCAGCGCGACCGCCGGACCGGCGAACTGACCAAGATCGCCGTACGGATCTCGTTCGACGCCGCCGGCGGGGCGGAGCTGGCCGTCGGCGAGCCCCCGGTCGAGCCGATCGAGCCGCTCGACGAGTACCGGCTCAAGGTGCTGCGCGCGAGCAGCCGCAACACCGTGTACCCGTACGAGCTGACCGGCCGGCTCGGTGACTTCGTCGAGCACGACCTCGACGACGCCCACGTGCTGGTGCCGGTGGACCGGCCGAAGGGGCGCAACAGCGCCGCGATCGTCGCCGGGGTGGTCACGACGCCGACCGAGCGGCACCCGCAGGGTGTCACCCGGGTCGTGCTGCTCGGCGACCCGACGAAGTCGCTGGGCGCCCTGTCGGAGCCCGAGTGCCGGCGCGTGATCGCCGCCCTGGACCTGGCCGAGCGGATGCAGGTGCCGCTGGAGTGGTGGGCGCTGTCCGCCGGCGCTCGGATCTCGATGACCTCGGGCACCGAGAACATGGACTGGGTGGCCGCCGCGCTCAAGCGGATCGTCGAGTTCACCCAGGCCGGCGGTGAGATCAACATCGTGGTGGCCGGCATCAACGTGGGCGCGCAGCCGTACTGGAACGCCGAGGCGACGATGCTCATGCACACCAGGGGCATCCTGGTGATGACCCCGGACTCGGCGATGGTGCTCACCGGCAAGCAGTCGCTCGACTTCTCCGGTGGGGTGTCCGCCGAGGACAACTTCGGCATCGGTGGCTACGACCGGGTGATGGGCCCGAACGGGCAGGCGCAGTACTGGGCGCCGAACCTCACGGCCGCCCGGGACGTGGTGATGGCGCACTACGACCACGCGTACGTCGCTCCCGGCGAGGACGCTCCCCGGCGGGCGGTCACCTCCGACCCCACCGACCGCGACATCTCCGACTTCCCGCACGACGTGGCGGGCAGCGCCTTCCGCACCGTCGGGGAGATCTTCTCCGTCGAGGCGAACCCGGACCGCAAGAAGCCCTTCGACATCCGCACGGTGATGCGGGCCCTCTCCGACCAGGACCACCCGGTCCTGGAGCGTTGGGCGGGCATGGCGGACGCGGACACCGCGGTCGTGCAGGACATCCACCTCGGTGGCATTCCGGTCTGCCTGCTCGGCATCGAGTCCCGGTCGGTGCCGCGGCACGGCTTCCCGCCCACCGACGGCCCGGACACCTACACGGCGGGCACGCTGTTCCCCCGTTCCTCGAAGAAGGCGGCGCGGGCGATCAACGCGGCCAGCGGCAACCGGCCGCTCGTCGTGCTGGCGAACCTGTCGGGCTTCGACGGCTCACCGGAGTCGATGCGCAAGCTGCAGCTGGAGTACGGGGCCGAGATCGGTCGGGCGATCGTGAACTTCGACGGGCCGATCGTGTTCTGCGTGATCTCGCGCTACCACGGCGGTGCGTTCGTGGTGTTCTCGAAGGCGCTGAACCCGAACATGACGGTGCTCGCGTTGGAGGGCTCGTTCGCCTCGGTGCTCGGCGGGGCACCCGCCGCCGCTGTGGTGTTCTCCGCCGACGTCAACGCCCGGACGGCGGCCGACCCGCGTGTGCGGGACCTGGAGGCCCGCGTCGCGGCTGCCGCCGGCACCGAGCGCGCCGCGCTGACCGCGGAGCTCGACGAGCTGCGTTCGTCGGTGCGGGCGGAGAAGCTCGGCGAGGTCGCCGCGGAGTTCGACCGGGTGCACAACATCCACCGTGCGGTCGAGGTCGGCTCGGTGGACGCCGTCGTCCGCGCCGCCGAGCTGCGTCCGCGCATCATCGAGGCCATCGAGGCCCGCCTGGGCTAG
- a CDS encoding sigma-70 family RNA polymerase sigma factor encodes MRTVGVDDAQVTRWAQEAGQGDRQAATAFIRALQDQVWRFLSHLAGPGEADDLTQETFLRAFRNLPGFAGRSSARTWVFTIARRVAVDHVRAAVARPKVASVPDWQAAAEAAGAITAGADESVTLHQLIAGLTRERREAFVATQVLGLSYAEAAEICQCPVGTIRSRVARAREDLATAWQLDSAPGDDRRTG; translated from the coding sequence GTGCGGACCGTCGGCGTTGACGACGCCCAGGTGACCCGGTGGGCGCAGGAGGCGGGCCAGGGCGACCGGCAGGCCGCCACCGCGTTCATCCGGGCCCTCCAGGACCAGGTCTGGCGGTTTCTGTCGCACCTCGCGGGGCCGGGGGAGGCCGACGACCTGACCCAGGAGACGTTCCTGCGGGCGTTCCGCAACCTGCCCGGCTTCGCCGGCCGCTCGTCCGCCCGGACGTGGGTGTTCACGATCGCCCGGCGGGTCGCCGTCGACCACGTGCGCGCGGCGGTTGCCCGGCCCAAGGTGGCGTCCGTGCCGGACTGGCAGGCGGCGGCCGAGGCCGCCGGGGCGATCACCGCCGGCGCCGACGAGAGCGTGACCCTGCACCAGCTGATCGCCGGCCTGACCCGGGAGCGCCGCGAGGCGTTCGTCGCCACCCAGGTGCTCGGCCTGTCGTACGCCGAGGCGGCGGAGATCTGCCAGTGCCCGGTCGGCACGATCCGCTCCCGGGTGGCCCGGGCGCGCGAGGATCTCGCCACGGCCTGGCAGCTCGACAGCGCTCCGGGCGACGACCGGCGGACAGGCTGA
- a CDS encoding beta-eliminating lyase-related protein, whose amino-acid sequence MTVRRSLFLHSDLRRRPHDMLRSMLAQVDPDTPPHGPDGPVAVLERRMASLLGTDEAVFFPSGTMTQQVALRIHADRRGRRVFAAHPQSHLEVWEHRGYSVVHGLRCSPVGDRHRLMTLADLSTVAEPLAAVVWELPQRDIGGLLPEWDDLVAQTTAMRSRGAASHLDGARLWEAQTYYRRPFAEIAALFDSVYVSLYKGLQGAGGAVLAAPADVVAEARVWRRRLGGDVYDVWPLALAALHGLDTVLPRLPAHREHAVAIAAAINADGVAHAFPDPPQTPLFHVHLPVGPDAAMRAADALRAATGMELFGRVRSAPAPDRCSFEVSVGENAMELSPDEVVTHIHELLRHAT is encoded by the coding sequence ATGACTGTGCGGCGTTCTCTCTTTCTGCACTCGGATCTGCGCCGTCGCCCGCACGACATGTTGCGGTCGATGCTGGCCCAGGTCGACCCCGACACCCCACCGCACGGGCCGGACGGACCGGTGGCCGTCCTGGAACGGCGGATGGCGTCCCTGCTCGGCACGGACGAAGCGGTGTTCTTCCCGTCCGGGACGATGACACAGCAGGTGGCACTACGTATCCACGCCGACCGACGGGGCCGCCGGGTCTTCGCCGCGCATCCGCAGAGCCATCTGGAGGTCTGGGAGCACCGGGGATACAGCGTCGTGCACGGGTTGCGCTGCAGTCCCGTCGGCGACCGGCACCGCCTGATGACCCTGGCCGACCTGTCGACTGTGGCAGAGCCGCTCGCGGCGGTGGTCTGGGAACTACCCCAACGTGACATCGGTGGCCTGTTGCCGGAGTGGGACGACCTCGTCGCGCAGACGACGGCGATGCGGTCTCGCGGTGCCGCCAGCCATCTCGACGGGGCGCGCCTCTGGGAGGCCCAGACCTACTATCGCAGGCCCTTCGCCGAGATCGCCGCCCTGTTCGACAGCGTGTACGTCTCGCTCTACAAGGGGCTACAGGGCGCCGGTGGTGCCGTGCTCGCCGCCCCCGCCGACGTCGTCGCCGAGGCCCGGGTGTGGCGTCGCCGACTCGGTGGGGATGTCTACGACGTGTGGCCGCTGGCGCTGGCCGCCCTGCACGGCCTGGACACGGTGCTTCCCCGGCTACCGGCCCACCGGGAGCACGCCGTGGCGATCGCGGCGGCCATCAACGCCGACGGCGTGGCCCACGCGTTCCCGGACCCACCGCAGACACCTCTGTTCCACGTCCACCTCCCGGTCGGCCCGGACGCCGCGATGCGGGCAGCCGATGCCCTGCGCGCCGCCACCGGGATGGAGTTGTTCGGCCGGGTGCGGTCCGCGCCGGCGCCGGACCGGTGCTCGTTCGAGGTCAGCGTGGGTGAGAACGCCATGGAACTCAGCCCTGACGAGGTGGTCACCCACATCCACGAGCTGCTACGACACGCCACCTGA